One window of the Salvia miltiorrhiza cultivar Shanhuang (shh) chromosome 6, IMPLAD_Smil_shh, whole genome shotgun sequence genome contains the following:
- the LOC130990734 gene encoding uncharacterized protein LOC130990734 yields the protein MGSADEEEFSREKEEKGKATGKGKEKSSRTEPILPFPGRAAKEQEKEELTELVKIFKKVEVNMPLLVALPSMPRCAKFLKELCTRKVKYTDDAKFQVGESVSAVLQRDMPIKCGDPGMFYISCVIGTMKVEKAMLDLGASINVMPLPMYQDLEIGPLKPTRVVIQLADRSNVYPEGILEDVLVKVEELIFPADFYILDMGKSKARDPVMLLGRPFLNTARTRIDCDTGKLTCQFEGETVTFDIYSAIKHPADTEMVRSVDMIEKVVEEVLPRTAFKEPYDIIIQNGITEEDLQEEQLQEAVKVLNAWSEEVNHTEALKIPTLKEEDRMVPSIQRAPKLELKSLPKHLKYIFLGEDDTLPVIINSELTLENENKVKMTLGKYKEAIGWTLADIKGINPTVCMHRILSEEDAVPVRDP from the coding sequence AGAGAAAGAGGAAAAAGGAAAAGCGACAGGAAAGGGAAAAGAGAAATCAAGTCGGACCGAGCCCATACTTCCTTTCCCAGGCAGagcagccaaggaacaagagaagGAAGAATTAACCGAATTGGTTAAAATCTTCAAGAAGGTAGAGGTCAATATGCCCCTTTTGGTCGCACTACCCTCTATGCCCAGATGtgcaaaatttctcaaagaACTCTGCACTCGGAAGGTCAAGTACACGGATGATGCGAAATTTCAAGTGGGCGAGTCTGTGTCCGCAGTCTTACAAAGAGATATGCCAATAAAGTGTGGAGATCCTGGCATGTTTTACATTTCTTGTGTCATAGGAACCATGAAAGTGGAGAAGGCAATGCTCGACTTAGGAGCATCCATCAACGTTATGCCTTTACCCATGTACCAGGACCTGGAGATAGGACCGCTGAAGCCTACCCGAGTGGTGATCCAACTGGCAGATCGATCAAATGTCTACCCAGAGGGAATATTGGAAGACGTTCTAGTCAAAGTGGAGGAACTCATCTTTCCAGCGGATTTTTACATTCTTGACATGGGGAAGTCAAAGGCACGAGATCCGGTCATGCTTTTGGGCAGACCATTTCTAAACACTGCCAGGACTCGCATtgattgtgatacgggcaaGCTAACATGTCAGTTCGAAGGGGAGACGGTAACCTTCGACATATACAGTGCCATAAAACATCCAGCCGATACAGAGATGGTGAGAAGTGTCGACATGATTGAAAAGGTTGTTGAGGAGGTTTTGCCCAGAACAGCATTCAAGGAGCCATATGACATTATAATCCAGAATGGCATAACTGAGGAGGACTTGCAAGAGGAACAATTACAAGAGGCGGTGAAGGTACTTAATGCATGGAGCGAAGAGGTCAACCACACTGAGGCACTGAAAATCCCAACATTGAAGGAGGAAGACCGAATGGTGCCTTCGATCCAAAGGGCACCCAAGCTCGAGCTGAAGTCTCTGCCCAAACACCTCAAGTATATCTTCCTGGGCGAGGATGATACTTTGCCCGTAATCATCAACTCAGAGTTGACACTTGAAAACGAGAACAAAGTCAAGATGACTTTAGGGAAATACAAGGAAGCAATTGGATGGACCTTAGCCGACATTAAGGGAATAAACCCTACTGTATGCATGCACCGCATATTATCAGAGGAAGATGCTGTTCCAGTCAGAGACCCCTAG